Proteins from one Malaya genurostris strain Urasoe2022 chromosome 2, Malgen_1.1, whole genome shotgun sequence genomic window:
- the LOC131433032 gene encoding titin-like isoform X3, with protein sequence MSELNPRVPIRLSDIDNLLQDSIFESSNGARLVEYIKKKRTGGRMRLHNIFEQVAATARRPQFNFDNDTSDPHPLPNTPEDVIPCTQNEDAMEGPSSSPEAGPVSEGAANGGNEVPTAAIVTEEGAGCGSKSVPKSPAVSLARQVMINQYHRTNAAKCELLKQLASSTPKPDGNDALSRISTFTTSISPILERDSPPIVNPHELLQTVVPPEPVETVEIPISIEEEPDVADVHQILAPCSQAVPGHSTPAKVIVVRTLADAVQLTALEKQNRPPSPDVIVPETPSPPKDITESPKVIPHPPIQPRKLSTTFHILENGLSRPAEDIMTSDESEPIDASYQEGDSTPPNVSNNVSGLRSILKDADVSLRRRTSFRVSFSKQLVEQREISPAPSIPEAYYSHSDEESNESDFDEADFEVVDEVFSDESVEGEEDSESCQQQQDDMEEIRANLEKSFADVPERPGSPLINVVDEEPATWFGAVTPSCVHKDDKTNLQLVDIITDWDDEEDDEAEQDSGNLPEEIPETQPSQQHSNQTNRDALDISSSNLEVSADRLVDLPSPMPAVNDTLSEEAMPSTPIGPLPPPSQFTDSAKRRFIQENEENVINRLQSEMPSLQPEHSEESGDVANKTFEKVSETLVEIAQSFRGQAPPPPPVVVVDPPTTEPTDRKTIVPQKRGRKPMPASDPATTSYFENLELTYAKPASNAVAASKRKLYVEPKPKNGSSPISSAPSNNDINEVTSEIRNLKVVVQKLNVQQYMPMSVDVSPEQLNAHGGEEDDSMNEATEQETVETNEPIANGNIEQVPEVEESLVSEQSQDHDMTEQSVSMDVSQEQSTIENDVSQEESRADIDVSQEESTADNDVSEEHSMTDNDVSQEESNEYETADSTAGNIQSEEEQQSMEDTELPNDTSEDATIINNAETEQEIVNTAQPVEPEVVDVEDSPAEEEPKTGPTKKARSKPKQVPVEISEQPDVQDKVAIESDRLVEQESENLVALEDQPVEQVLEVTTASEQDINGEAKDTAADVGETIKGPIKKVRSKAKQMETENGEQLSQPPMSGAPSENDVDRIAKNKKGKKVQQKIAVEEKPVEQRTEEPMNVEQETIGESQHNPAVDEPKKKARPKAKQVAAEVVESTHEKNSQSSDTHEDNANRVSKHKVKQTHKKVTQENKPVEQMSEEPMNIEQGTAVESQNIPREDDPPKKTRTKAKPVAAEIAESTGEKNSQCSEDNANRVSKHKGNQTHKKTTPEDKPVEQIPEEPMNTEQGATVERMDIPAEDEPPKKTRSKAKPAVTDVAESTDEKSTREDNRALPTKIKQTHTKITQEDKPVEQMPEEPLNMQPETPVEDEPVKKIRSKVKQVESEVAKPTSEKIVQSSDTRENNANRVSKNKIKQIPRKISREDKPVEKTPDEPVNTEQGASVERMDIAAGEEPTKKTRSKPKQTVTEVAEPTADEKNAQSTREDRTSKNKIKQTHRKLTPEDKPVKQMPEEQTHIGLGTNAVTNDNVVVEGSKATSTINDPPKKSRSKAKQTIVESSVNQKNDVNLLSQNLNDLRMQPVVILEAKSIEQLLEESQCSQLETDDEVEEAQTETKETRFKSKPMEIESGKQADPTDSEPAVKHKNVKKAQPKLPQEDKPVEQLPEHRTDIEQRTVEDEPKKKTRTKVKQITPETAEPSGPKDNMGSQRSDSIEDKNKKVPIVPNQDKAVEGKAKIRLKAKQTAAVECNDPAGNDVNLVSRNKVDKEKAKPLGDKLSEETGGEPTKKSQPKVQQTETVNGEQLDSQRDPTGSEPSSDNDVNRVRKLKKGKKAQQKVTLEEKSVEQTSEEPMDGELRTDEERKKTRSKAKQTAVQSNDPAENDVNRESENQITKQTQQQISQPLEQKMGNDLVTDSEPNQIATQEKELVRVPEKKKRLRGKLVSTESDVEPVGQDNRKGKRLPPKPVEPNLSDTFTIELGTDADIPCTPAEEAIHVPKRSRSRQPSVHETIVVQQNAQNETDDATEHDQSQVESLLNGMELSIILEKLESPIRSTKNKMSKVTKTVDEPKSDTEPIPKVDGKLIKQRGRPAKKLAQPTATESAVPAQPDEQASEGHFENGSLHVSSAQSKSAGPVSVIYSRRHSINSESETDRESHSSDIHKLAARLEEKRAQAKHPKGREPNSKTSGERFPVVDRNEAVEVVVNVIPQTHFQDVMIGASVRNHRDTPESGESDFAGFDIEPAVPPTKPQRGRPRKNSVPAPKDPVPPASEILASVELMQKKRKLRSSTHEKIDPEEKPPDESSSLPSLEPLGGGLPSSVTSILGENPPLLIPVTPRLRLEEYQNRSGKSLRNKRKFMTVHLDSFKPKHVPRYLRDYDEDLDTTWRPTKVKKLKETPAEVRTHVDQGGDSGNGSEDEEPVRRSGRNRRLATQVLMTNPLVKSAFDEPNYRPLSIEEIVKAEVLAREIRQKEKHRWRKIRKAPVKRTKTIDREAASTSIESRKRIQVDPPEGSNEQTAAKKTCPDPTVDVVEPSTSTTHSTAESSSQPSSAPEIIAQEKQKAECWLMKLMAGTHAPNDRLPVDPIAGGVMHFTLDHLNFQERNGIQYSFFAYSERENCGFLRFSVGAVKKLTKTANFQLKFLILRGALQFTVNGKEMHTKGGDFLMLPENSKYSIKNSDEISLVFMIKVPTV encoded by the exons GCGAGTTGTTGAAGCAGCTCGCGTCCAGTACCCCGAAACCCGATGGGAACGATGCACTCAGTCGAATATCGACATTCACAACGTCAATCTCACCGATTTTGGAACGAGATTCGCCACCAATTGTAAACCCTCATGAGTTACTACAAACAGTTGTGCCACCCGAACCGGTAGAAACAGTGGAAATACCCATCTCAATAGAAGAGGAGCCCGATGTGGCTGACGTTCATCAGATACTGGCCCCATGCTCACAAGCTGTGCCAGGGCATAGCACCCCAGCGAAGGTAATCGTGGTACGAACACTGGCAGATGCTGTACAATTGACAGCGCTGGAAAAACAAAATCGCCCGCCGTCGCCAGATGTTATTGTTCCGGAGACACCGAGTCCACCGAAAGACATTACCGAATCTCCCAAAGTAATTCCGCATCCGCCAATCCAGCCACGAAAACTCAGCACTACTTTCCACATACTGGAAAATGGCCTCTCTCGACCGGCCGAAGACATCATGACCTCCGACGAAAGTGAACCGATCGACGCGAGTTATCAGGAAGGCGACTCGACGCCGCCTAATGTTAGCAATAATGTATCAGGTCTGAGAAGTATTCTCAAAGATGCCGATGTGTCACTGCGAAGACGAACCTCATTCCGGGTGTCTTTTTCCAAACAGCTAGTGGAACAACGCGAAATCTCTCCCGCTCCGTCTATACCGGAAGCCTACTATTCCCATTCCGACGAAGAATCCAATGAAAGCGACTTCGACGAGGCAGACTTCGAGGTCGTCGATGAGGTGTTCAGCGATGAAAGCGTCGAGGGTGAGGAGGATTCGGAAAGTTGCCAACAGCAGCAGGATGATATGGAGGAAATTCGTGCAAATCTGGAGAAAAGTTTTGCTGATGTTCCGGAGCGTCCCGGATCTCCTCTTATCAATGTGGTCGACGAAGAACCGGCAACTTGGTTCGGTGCTGTGACACCGTCCTGTGTGCACAAAGACGACAAAACCAATCTCCAGCTGGTCGATATTATCACCGACTGGGACGACGAGGAGGATGACGAGGCTGAACAGGATTCTGGCAATCTACCGGAGGAAATACCGGAAACACAACCATCACAGcaacattcaaatcaaacaaatcGTGATGCGCTGGATATCAGCTCAAGCAATTTGGAAGTATCTGCGGATCGTTTGGTTGACCTACCTTCACCAATGCCGGCAGTCAACGATACCTTGAGTGAAGAAGCTATGCCCTCCACACCGATTGGACCCTTACCTCCGCCGTCACAGTTTACCGATTCGGCAAAGCGTCGATTCATACAAGAAAACGAGGAAAATGTCATCAATCGACTTCAGAGTGAAATGCCTAGCTTGCAGCCGGAACACTCTGAGGAATCGGGCGACGTTGCGAACAAAACATTCGAGAAGGTATCGGAAACGCTAGTCGAAATAGCTCAATCATTTCGTGGTCAAGCTCCACCGCCACCTCCGGTTGTCGTGGTTGATCCCCCAACGACTGAACCGACCGATCGGAAAACTATTGTACCTCAGAAAAGAGGGCGGAAGCCGATGCCCGCCTCCGATCCTGCTACGACAtcgtattttgaaaatttagaacTAACGTACGCCAAACCAGCATCGAATGCAGTGGCGGCATCGAAACGTAAACTCTATGTCGAACCGAAGCCAAAGAATGGAAGCTCGCCGATAAGTAGTGCTCCGTctaacaatgacatcaatgAAGTTACCTCGGAGATACGAAATCTTAAAGTGGTCGTTCAGAAGTTAAATGTGCAGCAGTATATGCCAATGTCTGTGGATGTGAGCCCAGAACAACTTAATGCTCACGGAGGAGAGGAGGATGACAGCATGAATGAAGCAACGGAGCAGGAGACAGTTGAAACCAACGAACCTATAGCTAATGGAAATATCGAACAGGTTCCGGAAGTCGAAGAATCACTCGTTTCTGAGCAATCCCAAGACCATGACATGACAGAACAATCAGTTTCGATGGATGTGTCTCAAGAGCAGTCCACAATTGAAAACGATGTGTCCCAAGAGGAGTCCAGAGCTGATATCGATGTGTCCCAAGAGGAGTCCACAGCTGATAATGATGTGTCGGAAGAGCATTCCATGACTGATAACGATGTGTCGCAAGAGGAATCGAATGAATATGAAACAGCAGACAGTACTGCTGGTAACATTCAAAGTGAGGAAGAACAACAATCAATGGAAGACACTGAGCTACCGAACGATACATCTGAGGATGCTACGATCATAAACAATGCGGAAACGGAGCAAGAAATTGTAAACACAGCTCAACCAGTTGAGCCTGAAGTGGTGGATGTCGAAGATTCTCCTGCAGAAGAAGAACCGAAGACCGGTCCGACAAAGAAAGCTCGATCCAAACCCAAACAGGTGCCAGTGGAAATCAGTGAGCAACCGGATGTTCAAGATAAAGTGGCTATCGAATCCGATAGACTTGTAGAGCAGGAATCCGAGAATCTAGTAGCTCTTGAGGATCAGCCAGTTGAGCAAGTATTAGAAGTAACCACAGCTAGTGAGCAAGATATCAATGGGGAAGCGAAAGATACTGCTGCAGATGTGGGTGAAACGATTAAAGGTCCGATCAAGAAAGTTCGATCCAAGGCGAAACagatggaaaccgaaaacggcgaGCAACTAAGTCAACCACCGATGAGTGGTGCGCCTTCCGAGAACGATGTTGATCGTATCGCGAAAAATAAGAAGGGAAAGAAAGTTCAACAAAAGATAGCAGTTGAAGAAAAACCGGTTGAACAAAGGACAGAAGAACCAATGAATGTTGAACAAGAAACTATTGGAGAGAGCCAACATAATCCTGCGGTAGATGAACCGAAGAAGAAGGCTCGACCAAAAGCAAAACAAGTGGCGGCAGAAGTTGTTGAATCGACGCATGAAAAGAATTCCCAGAGCAGTGATACTCATGAAGACAATGCAAACCGTGTTTCGAAACATAAGGTTAAGCAAACACACAAGAAAGTAACACAAGAGAACAAACCAGTTGAGCAAATGTCGGAAGAACCAATGAATATCGAACAGGGAACTGCTGTAGAGAGCCAGAATATTCCAAGGGAGGATGACCCACCGAAGAAGACTCGTACGAAAGCGAAACCAGTGGCGGCCGAAATTGCTGAATCCACGGGCGAAAAGAATTCCCAGTGCAGCGAAGACAATGCTAACCGTGTTTCGAAACATAAGGGTAATCAAACACATAAGAAAACAACACCAGAAGACAAACCAGTTGAGCAAATACCAGAAGAACCAATGAATACGGAACAGGGAGCTACTGTGGAGAGGATGGATATTCCAGCGGAAGATGAGCCACCGAAGAAGACTCGATCAAAAGCCAAACCAGCAGTGACAGATGTTGCGGAATCCACGGACGAAAAGAGTACTCGTGAAGATAATCGGGCTTTGCCAACTAAGATTAAGCAAACACACACAAAAATTACACAAGAAGACAAACCAGTTGAACAAATGCCAGAAGAACCACTAAATATGCAACCGGAAACTCCTGTGGAAGATGAGCCGGTGAAGAAGATTCGATCGAAAGTTAAACAAGTTGAGTCAGAGGTTGCCAAACCTACGAGTGAGAAGATTGTACAGAGCAGCGATACTCGTGAAAACAATGCAAACCGTgtttcgaaaaataaaattaagcaaataccgagaaaaatatctcGAGAAGACAAACCAGTTGAGAAAACTCCTGATGAACCAGTGAATACGGAACAGGGAGCTTCTGTGGAGAGGATGGATATCGCTGCGGGAGAAGAGCCGACCAAGAAGACTCGATCAAAGCCCAAACAAACAGTGACAGAGGTTGCTGAGCCCACGGCGGATGAGAAGAATGCCCAGAGTACTCGCGAAGACCGTACttcgaaaaataaaattaagcAAACACATAGAAAATTAACACCAGAAGACAAACCAGTTAAGCAAATGCCAGAAGAACAAACGCACATCGGCTTAGGAACGAACGCGGTGACGAACGATAATGTTGTGGTGGAAGGAAGTAAAGCAACTAGTACGATCAACGATCCACCGAAAAAGAGTCGATCCAAAGCCAAGCAAACGATAGTCGAAAGTAGTGTAAATCAGAAGAACGATGTCAACCTACTGTCCCAGAACCTAAATGATTTGCGAATGCAACCAGTAGTAATACTTGAGGCTAAATCAATTGAACAATTGTTAGAAGAATCGCAGTGCTCTCAGCTGGAAACCGACGATGAAGTGGAAGAAGCTCAAACTGAAACGAAGGAGACTCGATTCAAGTCGAAACCTATGGAGATCGAAAGTGGAAAGCAAGCGGATCCTACTGATAGTGAGCCGGCAGTGAAACATAAAAATGTTAAGAAAGCTCAGCCAAAATTACCACAAGAGGATAAACCCGTTGAGCAACTGCCAGAACATCGAACGGATATCGAACAGAGAACTGTTGAAGACGAGCCAAAGAAAAAGACTCGTACAAAAGTCAAACAGATAACGCCGGAAACTGCGGAACCCTCGGGTCCAAAGGATAACATGGGTTCTCAACGTAGCGATAGTATTGAGGACAAAAATAAAAAGGTTCCAATTGTTCCGAATCAAGATAAGGCTGTAGAAGGAAAAGCAAAGATTCGATTGAAAGCCAAACAAACGGCGGCAGTCGAATGCAATGATCCAGCTGGGAACGATGTAAATCTGGTGTCACGGAACAAAGTGGATAAGGAAAAGGCAAAACCGCTTGGGGATAAGCTATCAGAAGAAACAGGAGGAGAACCGACTAAAAAATCTCAACCCAAGGTTCAACAAACAGAAACCGTAAATGGAGAGCAGTTGGATAGCCAACGGGATCCTACAGGAAGCGAACCATCGTCCGACAACGATGTTAATCGTGTAAGGAAATTGAAGAAGGGCAAGAAAGCGCAACAAAAAGTAACACTTGAAGAAAAATCAGTTGAGCAAACGTCCGAAGAACCGATGGACGGTGAGCTAAGAACTGATGAGGAAAGGAAGAAGACTCGATCCAAAGCCAAACAGACGGCAGTACAAAGCAATGATCCGGCAGAAAACGATGTGAATCGAGAGtcggaaaatcaaattactaagCAAACGCAACAACAAATCTCACAACCACTTGAACAAAAAATGGGCAACGATTTGGTGACGGATTCGGAACCGAATCAGATCGCTACGCAGGAAAAAGAGCTAGTACGCGTACCGGAGAAGAAGAAACGATTAAGAGGTAAGCTGGTATCAACCGAAAGTGATGTTGAACCGGTCGGACAGGATAACAGAAAAGGCAAGCGATTACCACCAAAACCAGTTGAACCAAATCTAAGCGATACATTTACGATCGAGCTAGGAACAGATGCAGATATACCTTGCACTCCCGCCGAGGAAGCAATTCACGTTCCCAAGAGGTCTCGATCACGGCAACCAAGCGTACACGAGACCATCGTGGTTCAGCAGAACGCACAAAATGAAACGGATGATGCTACGGAACACGATCAAAGTCAAGTGGAAAGCTTGCTTAACGGAATGGAACTTTCGATTATACTGGAAAAATTGGAATCACCGATCCGaagtacaaaaaataaaatgtctAAAGTAACCAAAACAGTGGACGAGCCAAAGTCGGATACAGAACCCATTCCAAAAGTGGACGGTAAATTGATCAAACAACGAGGAAGACCTGCTAAAAAGCTAGCACAACCAACGGCGACTGAGAGTGCTGTTCCTGCACAACCGGACGAGCAGGCCTCCGAAGGGCATTTCGAAAATGGATCATTGCACGTGAGTAGTGCTCAATCAAAGTCCGCTGGGCCGGTATCGGTGATTTACTCAAGGCGACATTCGATCAATTCGGAATCGGAAACAGATCGCGAATCGCATAGTTCAGATATACACAAGTTGGCCGCCCGATTGGAAGAGAAGCGGGCCCAAGCGAAGCATCCGAAGGGCCGTGAACCAAACAGCAAAACATCCGGTGAACGGTTTCCTGTTGTGGATCGGAATGAAGCTGTCGAGGTCGTGGTAAACGTCATACCACAGACTCACTTCCAAGATGTGATGATTGGTGCAAGTGTCCGG AATCATCGCGATACACCGGAAAGCGGAGAATCGGACTTTGCCGGTTTCGATATCGAACCAGCCGTTCCACCTACGAAACCCCAGCGAGGGAGACCGAGAAAGAACTCCGTTCCAGCGCCCAAGGACCCCGTTCCGCCAGCGAGTGAGATTCTGGCCAGTGTTGAACTGATGCAGAAGAAACGAAAGTTACGAAGCTCTACCCATGAAAAGATTGACCCCGAAGAAAAACCTCCCGATGAGAGCTCCTCACTGCCTTCGCTGGAACCACTCGGCGGTGGCCTACCTAGCAGCGTGACCAGTATTCTGGGCGAAAATCCACCTCTACTCATTCCCGTAACTCCACGACTAAGATTAGAAGAATATCAGAACCGAAGCGGCAAATCGCTACGCAATAAGAGAAAGTTCATGACCGTACATCTTGATTCTTTTAAACCAAAACACGTTCCGCGTTATTTGCGCGATTATGATGAAGATCTAGACACAACGTGGCGACCTACTAAAGTTAAGAAACTAAAGGAAACACCGGCTGAAGTTCGAACTCATGTGGATCAAGGCGGAGACAGTGGCAACGGCAGTGAAGATGAAGAACCTGTGCGCCGCAGTGGCAGGAATCGACGTCTCGCGACACAGGTTCTCATGACCAATCCGCTGGTTAAGTCGGCTTTCGACGAACCTAACTATCGGCCactatcgattgaagagattgtCAAAGCTGAAGTTTTGGCACGGGAAATTAGACAGAAGGAAAAACACCGATGGAGAAAGATTCGCAAGGCGCCGGTGAAAAGAACTAAGACCATCGATCGTGAAGCAGCATCAACGTCCATAGAAAGCCGGAAAAGAATACAGGTTGATCCACCAGAGGGATCGAATGAGCAGACGGCTGCAAAGAAAACTTGTCCTGATCCCACCGTGGACGTGGTGGAGCCGTCTACTTCTACGACT CATTCTACTGCAGAAAGTAGCAGTCAACCTTCCAGTGCACCGGAAATCATTGCCCAGGAGAAACAGAAGGCAGAATGTTGGTTAATGAAACTGATGGCGGGAACTCATGCGCCCAACGATCGACTTCCGGTCGATCCGATAGCGGGTGGCGTTATGCATTTCACGCTAGACCATCTCAACTTCCAGGAACGCAATGGAATTCAGTATTCATTCTTCGCTTACTCCGAACGCGAAAACTGTGGTTTTCTACGGTTCTCGGTGGGCGCGGTCAAAAAGTTGACCAAAACAGCGAACTTTCAGCTT AAATTCCTGATTCTCAGAGGAGCACTGCAGTTTACAGTAAACGGCAAAGAGATGCATACGAAAGGGGGTGATTTTCTTATGCTCCCAGAAA ATTCGAAATATAGTATAAAAAATAGTGATGAGATTTCTCTCGTATTTATGATCAAGGTTCCGACGGTGTAA